In Lotus japonicus ecotype B-129 chromosome 5, LjGifu_v1.2, one genomic interval encodes:
- the LOC130720209 gene encoding homeobox-leucine zipper protein ATHB-22-like has product MEVKQQALSMETPPAMEKLNYGGNQEKKKRLTCEQLDSLESSFQQEIKLDPDRKMKLSKELGLQPRQIAVWFQNRRARWKTKQLEHLYDTLKQEFDAIAKEKHKLEEEVMKLKGMLREQGCRTQQVSAGYTTEVSAEETVESTSELALRCSKIHHHHHHHHQIHQQQQNTANADQGNCSLTHTHSHMAEDCSTVPVMSYWPGLPYYP; this is encoded by the exons ATGGAAGTGAAACAGCAAGCACTGTCTATGGAGACACCTCCGGCGATGGAAAAATTGAACTACGGTGGGAACCAGGAGAAGAAGAAGCGGTTAACCTGTGAGCAGCTTGACTCACTGGAGAGTAGCTTCCAGCAGGAGATAAAGTTGGACCCTGACAGGAAGATGAAGCTTTCCAAGGAATTAGGCCTCCAGCCTCGCCAGATCGCTGTTTGGTTCCAGAATAGGCGTGCAAGGTGGAAAACCAAGCAGCTTGAACACTTGTACGATACACTTAAACAGGAATTTGATGCCATAGCCAAGGAAAAACACAAGCTTGAGGAAGAG GTTATGAAGTTGAAGGGTATGCTGAGAGAGCAAGGTTGTAGAACGCAACAAGTATCAGCAGGTTATACTACAGAAGTCTCTGCGGAAGAAACAGTGGAAAGCACGTCAGAGCTGGCTCTGCGTTGCTCCaagattcatcatcatcatcatcatcatcatcagattcatcaGCAGCAGCAGAATACTGCTAATGCTGATCAGGGAAACTGTTCTCTCACTCACACTCACAGTCACATGGCCGAGGATTGTAGCACAGTTCCAGTCATGTCCTATTGGCCTGGGTTACCTTATTATCCCTAA
- the LOC130719155 gene encoding protein MAIN-LIKE 1-like, whose product MTPQSSTESEHEVDVEHEVDVELQVDVEPEVGVELEGDAGARRDEVPVQTEAPFPGGPDDLSLLVRYPHHVAPCLWHHIIGTDPRYPDRGVLKFASAGMKLAKLTCEGEGDDMSAVRQRVEGTGLYPLFSCTYLEIDTPLLSALVERWHEDTSSFHMPFGEMTITLDDVSSILHLPMGERFYTPGQASREQAAETCVLLLGGVATDYIMEFKAVKTIGLRFGFLQTLYTRALAEHRHDHAARMWLLHLLGSTLFANKSGGHYTSVHWIGMLQHLDRVSEYAWGAIALATLYDALGHASRRKTKQMSGCSSLLVAWVFEHFPPTIIQRIEVPEYTEDQPRACRWMESRAGHAGLMERRVLFDEMTAEDVIWTPYEEHRSHRELDVRALYSGYIRTPIRTAVRPHLPERVMRQFGYVQPIPRHPSVVMGMSSAAEVVDAAYQDYEPHLIPGGVPSIVDGAAVDDYLDWYTGVSHRFIIPDESRADLSAVASLRRAVDLLEQGLEVDDGPPRDTRSRTLLEKCLTVIRDLSRTQGVTFVGVRGGRGRGRGGGGDRGGGRGGGRGRRGRVGRRGRGQ is encoded by the exons ATGACTCCTCAGAGTTCGACAGAGAGTGAGCATGAGGTTGATGTGGAGCATGAGGTTGATGTGGAGCTTCAGGTTGATGTGGAGCCTGAGGTTGGTGTGGAGCTTGAGGGTGATGCTGGAGCACGACGGGATGAGGTGCCAGTCCAGACAGAGGCACCGTTTCCAGGGGGGCCTGATGATCTGTCACTGTTGGTCCGTTACCCACATCACGTTGCGCCGTGTCTGTGGCATCATATTATAGGCACCGACCCGCGTTACCCCGATAGAGGTGTGTTGAAGTTTGCCAGCGCTGGGATGAAGCTGGCAAAGCTGACATGTGAGGGCGAGGGAGACGATATGAGCGCTGTTCGTCAGCGTGTGGAGGGGACCGGACTCTATCCGCTCTTCAGTTGCACCTATCTGGAGATAGACACACCCCTTCTATCTGCCCTCGTCGAGAGATGGCATGAGGATACCAGCAGCTTCCACATGCCATTCGGGGAGATGACCATCACCCTGGATGACGTGTCATCTATACTTCATTTGCCGATGGGTGAGAGGTTTTATACTCCCGGACAGGCCAGCAGAGAACAGGCAGCGGAGACCTGTGTTCTGCTCTTAGGAGGGGTAGCCACGGACTACATCATGGAGTTTAAGGCGGTGAAGACCATTGGCTTGCGATTCGGGTTCTTGCAGACTCTTTACACTAGGGCTCTTGCTG AGCATCGGCATGACCATGCAGCACGGATGTGGCTACTTCACCTCCTCGGCTCGACCTTGTTTGCGAACAAGAGTGGAGGACACTACACTTCTGTCCATTGGATCGGCATGCTGCAGCACCTTGATCGGGTGTCAGAGTATGCGTGGGGCGCCATTGCACTAGCTACACTGTATGATGCACTTGGTCATGCCTCACGGAGGAAGACCAAGCAGATGAGCGGTTGTTCTTCCCTCCTGGTAGCTTGGGTGTTTGAGCACTTCCCACCCACCATTATTCAGCGGATTGAGGTCCCCGAGTACACGGAGGACCAGCCCAGAGCGTGCAGGTGGATGGAGTCCCGGGCTGGGCATGCTGGACTGATGGAGAGGCGAGTTCTCTTCGATGAGATGACGGCAGAGGACGTCATATGGACACCGTATGAGGAGCACAGGAGTCACAGAGAGCTGGACGTCCGAGCTTTATACTCAGGCTACATCCGGACTCCCATCCGGACGGCCGTGCGACCTCATCTTCCTGAGCGTGTGATGCGGCAGTTTGGGTACGTGCAGCCTATCCCGCGACACCCATCTGTTGTGATGGGCATGAGTTCTGCTGCGGAGGTCGTTGATGCAGCATACCAGGATTATGAGCCACACTTGATTCCAGGGGGGGTCCCTAGTATAGTGGATGGAGCGGCAGTAGATGATTACCTGGACTGGTACACCGGTGTATCTCACCGGTTCATCATCCCGGATGAGAGTAGGGCCGATCTCAGTGCTGTG gCTTCTTTGCGTCGGGCCGTTGATTTGCTAGAGCAGGGACTTGAGGTCGACGACGGTCCCCCTAGAGATACACGCTCCCGCACTTTATTAGAGAAGTGCCTCACTGTCATCAGAGACTTGAGCAGGACCCAGGGCGTCACTTTCGTTGGTGTACGAGGAGGCAGAGGTCGAGGCAGAGGAGGAGGCGGAGATAGAGGAGGTGGCAGAGGCGGAGGCAGAGGTCGTAGGGGTAGGGTGGGTCGTAGGGGCAGGGGGCAGTGA
- the LOC130720830 gene encoding uncharacterized protein LOC130720830 isoform X1 yields the protein MEQDLPTFIRPCKLRGNSSASSRPLIPGPAGVVQAAMIQRSSTTDGHLIPTQQFVRRVVEDGHDTDPDFHSNAWLSALQLGGSATPLGSITHHLERVDLIVAVIKSCTPNGFGDVSVTLKVFPSSAFFFINVMVFKCPLSMPYGFELQDPTGTVGASVHHKVFTESEFAKDINVGSVMLIQKVAVFSPRKSNCYLNITLPNIVKVFSSDCGPPSETFTDITED from the exons atggaaCAAGATTTGCCCACCTTCATCCGCCCTTGCAAACTCCGAGGCAACTCTTCTGCAAgttctcgtcctctcattcccggCCCTGCTGGTGTTGTCCAGGCCGCCATGATTCAACGCAGCTCCACCACCGACGGACACCTCATTCCAACCCAACAATTTGTTAGGCGCGTCGTCGAAGACGGTCACGACACTGATCCCGATTTTCACTCCAATGCTTGGCTTTCAGCCCTGCAATTAGGCGGATCTGCAACTCCTCTGGGTTCAATCACTCACCATCTAGAAAGGGTCGATCTCATCGTCGCAGTTATCAAATCATGCACGCCAAACGGATTCGGCGATGTGTCAGTTACCCTGAAGGTATTTCCATCTTCCGCGTTCTTTTTCATCAATGTCATGGTATTTAAATGTCCTCTGTCAATGCCATATGGGTTTGAGTTGCAGGATCCTACGGGCACTGTCGGTGCTAGTGTCCATCACAAGGTTTTCACTGAAAGCGAATTCGCGAAGGACATAAATGTTGGATCTGTTATGCTTATCCAGAAG GTAGCTGTGTTTTCTCCTAGAAAATCTAATTGTTACCTGAACATAACATTGCCCAACATAGTTAAG GTATTCTCCAGTGACTGTGGACCTCCATCTGAAACATTCACCGACATTACAGAAGATTGA
- the LOC130720830 gene encoding uncharacterized protein LOC130720830 isoform X2 yields MEQDLPTFIRPCKLRGNSSASSRPLIPGPAGVVQAAMIQRSSTTDGHLIPTQQFVRRVVEDGHDTDPDFHSNAWLSALQLGGSATPLGSITHHLERVDLIVAVIKSCTPNGFGDVSVTLKDPTGTVGASVHHKVFTESEFAKDINVGSVMLIQKVAVFSPRKSNCYLNITLPNIVKVFSSDCGPPSETFTDITED; encoded by the exons atggaaCAAGATTTGCCCACCTTCATCCGCCCTTGCAAACTCCGAGGCAACTCTTCTGCAAgttctcgtcctctcattcccggCCCTGCTGGTGTTGTCCAGGCCGCCATGATTCAACGCAGCTCCACCACCGACGGACACCTCATTCCAACCCAACAATTTGTTAGGCGCGTCGTCGAAGACGGTCACGACACTGATCCCGATTTTCACTCCAATGCTTGGCTTTCAGCCCTGCAATTAGGCGGATCTGCAACTCCTCTGGGTTCAATCACTCACCATCTAGAAAGGGTCGATCTCATCGTCGCAGTTATCAAATCATGCACGCCAAACGGATTCGGCGATGTGTCAGTTACCCTGAAG GATCCTACGGGCACTGTCGGTGCTAGTGTCCATCACAAGGTTTTCACTGAAAGCGAATTCGCGAAGGACATAAATGTTGGATCTGTTATGCTTATCCAGAAG GTAGCTGTGTTTTCTCCTAGAAAATCTAATTGTTACCTGAACATAACATTGCCCAACATAGTTAAG GTATTCTCCAGTGACTGTGGACCTCCATCTGAAACATTCACCGACATTACAGAAGATTGA
- the LOC130720828 gene encoding PKS-NRPS hybrid synthetase cheA-like gives MTEPYLYEEDLLVDAACDAACGSGNVEPPSNIIPWVPPRISVDATHLFTTDQIFDTRDELEQWAKNVGKANGYVLVIARSDYAISGGKVFVTIKCAKHGIYRPYKDPNTFKYKKTASQKTDCKFNLKGRPTKGDRMWWLKVMDGKHNHEPAKSLVGHPYVGRLTEEEKGLVGTMTSTWTPPRQILAALKENNPSNLTTITQVYSCNKRFKKEERGPLTEMQHLMKKLVEAKYVHFERQQADSSEIRDLFWAHPDAVRLFNTFPHVVIMDCTYKTNRYQIPLLEMVGLTSTGLTFSIAFCYIVREHTIDYVWALECMKSLIANDARLPQVIVTDRDLALLSAVKQCLPNCTNLLCRFHINKNVEAKCKVLIGTDDFALSVMENWKCLIYAETVEQFDEEWKEMCVMCKDFPDFISYISTTWVKHKEKFVSAWTNSVLHFGTTTSNRAESAHSTLKRMLKDGRGDLCASWDAVDRLTTVRHNEIKASFERSINLVEHRFKSPMYTNIRGFVSRKAMQLMEDEQNRVMRDGCGCAFQVTHGLPCACALHSYDRIPYEAIHTFWKILGWDHVPIGSQASNQGDLKSEIDGLTAYFNTLDVAGQSMLRRKVKELYCPSSSSLCPPQVKIKPKRSSKAMESKPPSQQKPSLQRDPCYWEHVNNSLKPTPNKVSCPRSKKSKKSKQSSTSIYLDDLPSFFHQYIEKVIDVIADGNCGYRSVAALFRPDIGQDGWALIREELLVELSKNTAYYSNIFGYERVQSLQNRLILPIGTIATEDKWMSLPEMGYLIATRLQVVFISISLKGCYTYLPLRGGAPPEVHPVIAVGHVTNHFVQLKLKPGHPMPTIAPQWPFLAKEPTDQWIFPYAARLATFTAELNAWIDPTGGPQENVFIDLGED, from the exons ATGACTGAACCGTACCTATATGAAGAAGATTTACTGGTTGATGCCGCATGCGATGCCGCATGCGGTTCTGGGAATGTTGAGCCTCCTAGCAATATCATTCCGTGGGTGCCCCCTCGTATAAGCGTGGACGCCACacatttatttacaactgaCCAG ATATTTGATACTCGTGATGAGCTTGAACAATGGGCTAAGAATGTTGGAAAGGCGAATGGTTATGTGCTGGTGATTGCAAGGTCTGACTATGCTATAAGTGGAGGAAAGGTATTTGTTACTATTAAGTGTGCGAAGCATGGTATTTACAGGCCATACAAGGACCCGAATACATTCAAGTACAAAAAGACCGCATCACAAAAGACTGATTGTAAGTTTAATCTCAAAGGACGACCTACGAAGGGTGATAGAATGTGGTGGCTGAAAGTGATGGATGGtaaacacaaccatgaaccagctaaatCACTAGTTGGACACCCCTACGTTGGTCGACTAACAGAGGAAGAGAAGGGGCTTGTGGGCACCATGACTAGTACTTGGACTCCACCGAGACAAATACTAGCGgcattgaaggaaaacaatccaaGTAACTTGACTACAATCACTCAAGTTTACAGTTGCAACAAAAGGTTTAAAAAAGAGGAGAGGGGaccattgacagaaatgcaacatttgatgaagaagttgGTAGAAGCCAAGTATGTTCACTTTGAAAGGCAACAAGCTGATTCAAGTGAGATTAGGGATCTCTTTTGGGCTCATCCTGATGCGGTCAGactcttcaacacattccctcaTGTGGTCATCATGGATTGCACGTACAAGACAAACAGATATCAGATCCCCTTGCTTGAAATGGTTGGTCTCACTTCTACGGGGTTGACTTTCTCCATAGCATTTTGCTACATAGTTAGGGAGCACACAATTGACTATGTTTGGGCCTTGGAGTGCATGAAGTCTCTTATTGCCAATGATGCCAGATTACCTCAAGTGATTGTGACTGACAGAGATTTGGCTTTACTGAGTGCTGTTAAGCAATGTCTTCCCAATTGTACCAATTTATTATGCCGGttccacataaacaagaatgtggaggcaaagtgcaaagtgttgattggcacggatgattttgcCCTTTCAGTGATGGAGAACTGGAAATGCCTGATTTATGCTGAaacagtggaacaatttgatgaGGAATGGAAGGAAATGTGTGTCATGTGTAAGGACTTCCCAGATTTCATATCCTACATTTCTACTACATGGGTAAAGCACAAGGAGAAATTTGTGAGTGCGTGGACCAATTCTGTGTTGCATTTTGGAACTACAACGAGTAACAG GGCTGAAAGTGCACACTCAACCTTGAAGAGGATGCTGAAAGACGGCAGAGGTGACTTGTGCGCCTCGTGGGATGCAGTGGATAGGTTGACCACTGTACGACACAATGAAATCAAGGCATCATTTGAGCGCAGTATCAACCTTGTAGAACATCGTTTCAAGTCGCCCATGTATACAAATATCAGGGGATTTGTGTCCAGAAAGGCCATGCAACTCATGGAAGATGAACAGAACAGAGTGATGCGTGATGGTTGTGGATGCGCATTCCAAGTTACCCATGGGCTTCCTTGTGCGTGTGCACTTCATAGTTATGATAGAATTCCGTATGAGGCAATCCATACTTTCTGGAAGATACTTGGTTGGGACCATGTACCCATTGGGAGTCAAGCCTCAAACCAAGGAGACCTCAAGTCAGAGATTGATGGCTTGACCGCTTATTTCAACACTTTGGATGTTGCGGGCCAAAGTATGCTAAGGAGGAAGGTAAAAGAGCTATATTGTCCTTCTAGTAGTTCACTGTGTCCTCCTCAAGTGAAGATAAAGCCCAAGCGCTCGTCCAAGGCTATGGAGAGTAAACCACCTAGTCAACAAAAACCATCCTTACAACGTGATCCTTGTTATTGGGAACATGTTAACAATAGCCTCAAGCCAACACCTAACAAAGTCTCTTGTCCTCGAAGCAAGAAGTCTAAGAAGAGCAAGCAGTCCTCCACCAGCATATACTTGGATGATTTGCCATCTTTCTTCCATCAATATATAGAAAAAGTCATAGATGTTATTGCAGATGGTAATTGTGGTTATAGATCAGTTGCTGCATTGTTCAGACCCGACATAGGTCAAGACGGTTGGGCTTTGATTAGGGAAGAGTTGCTTGTAGAACTCTCAAAGAATACCGCTTACTATAGCAACATATTTGGTTATGAGAGGGTTCAGTCtctacaaaatcgtctcatcctTCCGATTGGTACAATTGCAACGGAAGACAAGTGGATGTCTCTACCGGAGATGGGGTACCTCATTGCTACGAGGTTGCAAGTTGTCTTCatctccatttcactaaaaGGTTGTTACACTTATCTGCCATTGAGAGGAGGCGCCCCACCGGAAGTACATCCCGTTATAGCAGTTGGTCACGTCACCAACCACTTTGTTCAG CTAAAGCTTAAGCCGGGACATCCTATGCCAACAATAGCTCCCCAATGGCCGTTTTTGGCCAAAGAACCCACCGACCAATGGATCTTCCCGTATGCGGCGCGTTTGGCTACATTTACGGCAGAATTGAATGCTTGGATTGATCCTACGGGTGGTCCTCAAGAGAATGTCTTTATAGACCTTGGAGAAGATTGA